In Zingiber officinale cultivar Zhangliang chromosome 8B, Zo_v1.1, whole genome shotgun sequence, a single genomic region encodes these proteins:
- the LOC122014327 gene encoding aquaporin NIP2-1-like isoform X2 — protein MIATFLLVFVTCGSAALSKSNPSLVSQLGASVAGGLIVTVMIYAVGHISGAHMNPAVTLAFAVSRHFPWIQVPFYMAAQIFGALIASFVLLEVLHPITNLGTTAPAGAASKALVVEIVVTFCMMFVTSAVATDTKAIGELAGLAVGSSVCITSILAGPISGGSMNPARTLGPAVASKKFDSIWVYFIGPVLGTLMGSLSYNFIRLNEKPTSAQTDGGSSHKYKLPSFKLRRLQSPEMASNNSYDNI, from the exons ATGATTGCCACTTTCTTACTTGTGTTTGTCACCTGTGGTTCTGCTGCCCTGAGCAAGAGCAACCCAAGCCTGGTCTCCCAGCTCGGAGCCTCGGTCGCCGGCGGACTGATTGTCACGGTCATGATCTATGCCGTCGGCCACATCTCCGGCGCTCACATGAACCCCGCCGTCACCTTGGCCTTCGCCGTCTCCCGGCATTTCCCATGGATACAA GTCCCCTTTTATATGGCCGCTCAAATCTTTGGTGCTTTGATTGCGTCCTTCGTCCTCCTAGAGGTGTTGCATCCGATCACGAATTTGGGAACGACGGCACCGGCCGGTGCGGCATCGAAGGCCTTGGTGGTTGAAATCGTTGTCACGTTTTGTATGATGTTTGTGACTTCGGCCGTAGCAACCGATACAAAAGCT aTAGGAGAGTTGGCCGGTTTAGCTGTTGGTTCTTCAGTATGCATAACCTCCATTTTAGCTGG GCCGATCTCAGGTGGTTCGATGAACCCAGCGAGGACGCTCGGACCGGCCGTGGCGAGCAAGAAGTTCGACTCGATTTGGGTCTATTTTATTGGGCCTGTTCTGGGAACCTTAATGGGCTCATTATCCTACAACTTCATAAGGCTGAATGAGAAGCCCACTTCGGCCCAAACCGACGGCGGTAGTAGCCACAAGTACAAGCTCCCCTCCTTCAAACTTCGCAGGCTTCAGAGCCCGGAAATGGCCAGCAATAATTCCTACGATAATATCTGA
- the LOC122014327 gene encoding aquaporin NIP2-1-like isoform X1: protein MASHNPNEIHDISVAASQTSSTSPLSGHLLPPFLARKVVSEMIATFLLVFVTCGSAALSKSNPSLVSQLGASVAGGLIVTVMIYAVGHISGAHMNPAVTLAFAVSRHFPWIQVPFYMAAQIFGALIASFVLLEVLHPITNLGTTAPAGAASKALVVEIVVTFCMMFVTSAVATDTKAIGELAGLAVGSSVCITSILAGPISGGSMNPARTLGPAVASKKFDSIWVYFIGPVLGTLMGSLSYNFIRLNEKPTSAQTDGGSSHKYKLPSFKLRRLQSPEMASNNSYDNI from the exons ATGGCTTCTCACAACCCTAATGAGATCCATGACATTTCGGTGGCCGCCTCGCAAACCTCCTCCACCTCTCCCCTCTCCGGCCATCTTCTCCCTCCCTTCCTCGCAAGAAAG GTGGTTTCTGAGATGATTGCCACTTTCTTACTTGTGTTTGTCACCTGTGGTTCTGCTGCCCTGAGCAAGAGCAACCCAAGCCTGGTCTCCCAGCTCGGAGCCTCGGTCGCCGGCGGACTGATTGTCACGGTCATGATCTATGCCGTCGGCCACATCTCCGGCGCTCACATGAACCCCGCCGTCACCTTGGCCTTCGCCGTCTCCCGGCATTTCCCATGGATACAA GTCCCCTTTTATATGGCCGCTCAAATCTTTGGTGCTTTGATTGCGTCCTTCGTCCTCCTAGAGGTGTTGCATCCGATCACGAATTTGGGAACGACGGCACCGGCCGGTGCGGCATCGAAGGCCTTGGTGGTTGAAATCGTTGTCACGTTTTGTATGATGTTTGTGACTTCGGCCGTAGCAACCGATACAAAAGCT aTAGGAGAGTTGGCCGGTTTAGCTGTTGGTTCTTCAGTATGCATAACCTCCATTTTAGCTGG GCCGATCTCAGGTGGTTCGATGAACCCAGCGAGGACGCTCGGACCGGCCGTGGCGAGCAAGAAGTTCGACTCGATTTGGGTCTATTTTATTGGGCCTGTTCTGGGAACCTTAATGGGCTCATTATCCTACAACTTCATAAGGCTGAATGAGAAGCCCACTTCGGCCCAAACCGACGGCGGTAGTAGCCACAAGTACAAGCTCCCCTCCTTCAAACTTCGCAGGCTTCAGAGCCCGGAAATGGCCAGCAATAATTCCTACGATAATATCTGA